The genomic region TTCTTCTTCCATCGATGAATGCTTTCGGTCCTTCTATGTTTATCCTGTACCTTTATGCCCTGGCAGAACCCTTATAAGAATATCTACGATGGTATCGGTTTCCACCACACTTGGTTAACGTCTTCGGAAGGCTCCGCCGCGTGCCAGAGCGAAGAAGATGAGTAAGGCAATAATCGAGCCAACGATGGCTGGAATAATATGAAATCCGCCAATCACCGGCCCCCTTGGTCCCAGCAATTCCGTTCCTAACCAGGAACCGATAAAACCCGCAATAATGTTCCCAAGTACACCGCCCGGTACGTCCCGCCCAATCAAGTTGCCGCTTAACCAGCCAATAAGTCCACCAACAATGAGTACCCAGAGCAGATCCATGGATTGTTCTCCTTTCTTCGGGTTTATTACAAGTTATGTTGGGCTGAGTGGAATATACCTCACCTTCCAGTTGGTGGAGGAATCTAAAGTGTCTGTGCTAAGATGGGTTAATAATGGATTGAAGCTGGTGAAAACAAGACTAGATAGGGGTGTACAGTTGAAGAAAATCCTAGTCATTGATGATGAAATCGCAATTCGAGATTTAATTGAGCTGGTGCTGAGGCGAGAGAACTACGATGTGCAGACCGCAGAGGACGGCAAAACGGGCATGCATCTGCTCGACTCTTTTCAACCCGATATAGTGGTACTTGATCTGATGCTGCCAGACTGCTCCGGATATGACCTGTGCAAGGAAATTACCGGAAAACGTGCCATTCCAGTGATCATGCTTTCTGCGAAAAATGAGGTAATCGACAAGGTGTTGGGACTAGAGCTAGGGGCCGAAGATTACATGACCAAACCCTTTGACAATCGTGAATTGCTCGCTCGGATCAAGGTGATTCTGAGAAGAAACGAGAGCAGGGAGGACTCAAGTGAAGGGACAGAAGTACAATCGACACGTATCCTTCATGAAGAGCTGACTTTTGACTTAGAGAGCCGAAGAGTGCTGAAAAACGGTATACCCGTGTCTTTAACGGCCAAAGAGTTTAAAATTCTGGAAACGTTACTCAAAAGGCCCGACAAAATCTTTACCCGGGATGAACTGCTGCAGATCGGATGGGGATATGACTTTATGGGAGACAGTCGCAGTGTGGATATGACCATCATGCGATTACGGAAGAAGCTGGAGGATAACGCCGACGAACCGAAGTATGTCAGGACGATCTATGGATTTGGCTATCAGCTTGGAGGTGGCGAGGCCTGAAGTATGCAACCCGGTTACTGCTGAATTATTTATTTTTCTCCGTGCTGTCCTTTGGCATCATCATTTTTGCGGTAAATAAAGCCATCGATTACTACAGCTTCATTACCATTGAGAAACAGATGATGGAGAAGGCAGATCTGTCGGAGTTGTCCTTCCGTGAAGTGTTGGCACGGCATAGGTCATCGTCAGGTGAGCCCCAGACGGAGGAAATTGTCAGACTTGCTCTGGAGAAGCTGAAAGCTTCAGGCAAAGAGGTACGTATCTATGACAGCTCCAAGCAATTGCTGGGCCTGGCTGTGGATGGCATCATCATTAATGATGGCAAACCGCTTATTTTTGACAAAAATATTGAGAAAGCACTGAGTGGCAGTTATGCTTACACCGTGACGGAAAATCATCTGCTTTATTTCGCGACGCCCATTCAGGATCAATTCTACGAAAACGCTTATGTGTATGAGTTCGTGGAGGATATCTCCTACTTTTATGCGATTATGGATCAGATCCGTTATATCCTGTTTGTCGGCGCAGGCGGATTTATTATACTGATTACGTTATCCAGTCTGTGGATTGCCCGCAACACAACCAAGCCGATTAAACTGTTGCTTGGCGCTGCGCAAAGTTTCGCTAGACAGGAGTTTCGGAGAGTTCATCTAAACCGGAAAGATGAGCTGGGCATGCTGGCAGATGGGCTGGATTCCATGGGGCGGCAGCTTCATGATTACATTCAGTACCAGAAACAATTTGTCTCCAACGTATCTCACGAGTTAAAAACACCCTTGGCAGCCATTCGTGGTTTCTCTCAATACTTGGTTGAAGGGGAGACGGAGAACGAGGAGTTGCAAAAAATCTATGCTCATCTGCTGCAGGAATCGGATCGGCTGACGCGCTTGATTAATGAACTGTTGTTGTTATCCCAATTCGACAAAGCTGGTTCTAACGAACTCGAAGCCCGGAAGACGGAAATGAATAAACTGATTCAGCAAGTTGCAATGAATATGGAAGCGAAGGCCAAGGATAAAGGGATCGAGATCAGCGTCAGTCAAGTGAAGGAAGAACCGGATGATGAGGGTACGACAAGAGTTTACGCCAACGTAAATCCAATGCTGATGTCCCATGCAATCGCCAATCTTGTGGATAATGCCATCAAATATTCAGGCAGTCCATCGCTAATTGAATTGAAGTTGGAACATACGCCAAGCGAGGTAGTTATACGTATACGTGATCAAGGGATCGGTATAGCGGGCGATGAGCTGGAGCAAGTGCAGGAACGTTTTTACCGCGCAAAAAATGCAAGTACAGCGAACGGTTCAGGTCTTGGACTTTCCATTTGTAAAGAGATTGTAGAGCGGTTTAATGGATATATCGACATGGAAAGTCAAATCGGGGAAGGTACGACCGTTACGATTGTTTTGCCTCGTGCGTAGACCTGCATCTAAACCCAAGCCTGAATAGGTACCGTTACAAGATTGGTACATTTCTGTTATGAGACTAACAAATGTTTTATTTATAATCACTTCATAAGAACAAATCACACATTTATGGAGGGATCATGATGAACTTAACAAAAAAAGCTGCAGGTTTTATCGTACTAGGTGCTTTACTAACGGTGGCATTGACGGGCTGTCAGTCCAGTGATGCTACGCCCCCAACAACCGGACAGAACACAGCGAATGAACAGAGCAAAGGCGAAGGAGCAACAAATGCGAATGCTTCCGAAAGTTCTGAAGAAAAGGGTACTGAAGCTATTAAGGAAGGTTCAATGGAGAAGGAAGGCAATGTGGTGCTGAAGGAGCTTGCCTTTGTCTATAATGAGCACACCATCGCGATTTCGGATACAGCGAATGAAGAGCAGATGGAACAGATGCTGGGTAAACCGGATAACCTGAAATCCCATACGTACAGTGCTGATGATGGAACAAACATGGATACGTTAATCGGTTTTACAGAAAAGGTTTATACGTATCCTGGTCTGGAGATTAAAACAATCAGTATACCAGAGGGAAAACAAGACTCCATTTTTCATATCGAAATCACAGATCCTAAGTACACGACAGTGCGAAACATTAAAGCAGGAGACAGTCTGGATACACTCAAAAACGCCTACCCTGAGGGGAAACTGCTTGGTGATGGAGCTTCTAATGAGGAGGATGACTTCCGTTACGAGCCATCCAATTATGTGGATGTGATGTCGTTTCATATCAAGGATGCCAAGGTGGAGAGCATTCAGATCTACAGCCTTCTGGACTAATATTTAGTGATCGATGTTGGTAAGCCATTCAATTAGCAAAGTATGCCGGCGCTCATCTTGTTACAACAGCAAGATCAAGTTATTGATTACAAAAAGGAGGCCGCCGATCAAAAGGATCGGCGGCCTTATTCGATTACTGAGCAGTAAAGTTCAGTTATAATCAACTTTTATCATCAGAAAATAATTTCTACTTGGTAAAATTGTGAAGTAAAAAAATCACATTAACTGGAGTGAATACTGTGCTTTCTGAAGAAGATTATGCGAAAGTGGCGAAAGAAGCTCTACATCAATACCCAATCTATTTGGAAAAACTTGTGTATCTCGGAAAGAGTGATAATGTTACATTTCAAGTTCAGACCAACAATGATAATCAAAAATTTCTTATCAAAATCCATATCTCAACGATTTCCATTCAATCAAAAGGTAATATCGCATCAGAACTTATTTGGCTTGAAGCTTTGGTTAAAGATACAAATCTCGTCGTACCTGTACCTGTTAGAAATCTTCAAGGTGATCTGGTAACAGAAATCTCAACTGATCTTAGCGAAAATACAATCATGGTGACTATTCATCATTGGATTCATGGAAGCGTACTTCAAAGAGAGCCAACAAGTAATGAAACTGAAAATTTAGCTCTCTTAATGGCGGCTTTACATAACCATTCTATGCAGTGGAATGCACCTGAAGGCTTTAATAGACCAATATACAATTCTGATCATTTATATTCATCACTTCATCAATTAAAACGGTTAGTAAATTTAGAGCTTATCTCAAGTGAAGTGTTTGTTCATGTGGAAGAGTCAGCACATAAAATAGCAAATGTGATACAACATCATAAACGTTTGCCAAGTAACTGGGGAGTTATTCATTCTGACCTTCATGAGAGTAACTATGTTTTTTATGAGGATACTCCTCAACCTATAGATTTTTCGAATTGTGGCTATGGTTTTTATTTATTTGATATGGCTGAAACATTTTTGCATCTTTCATCAGATAATAGGAAAGTATTTATTTCATCGTATAGCAAAGTAAATCAACTGGAAGAGAATTATGTCGAGTTATTAGAAGCATTTTTTATTTGGTCAATCATTAGGACTTTCGCATTCCATTCTCTAAATCCAAATAAACAACAATCCTTAGCGGCAAATTTTCCATCAGTTATTGAAAACTATTTTAGGAAATATCTTAAAGGAGAAATTTTTTTGTTAAACTAAGGGGCAGATTAGTGTAATTTCCCGTTTTAGATAACGTTATAATATAAACATAGTTCAAGATATGAATACAATAAATGGAGGGGGAGGCTTGAACAAGTATGTGTTACATATAGTTGCAAGTGTAATTTGCATATTGTTACCTGCTGTTGGTCTCTTATATGTTTTGTGGGATAGCCACCAACCCAAAATAGGACCTGTAGGAGACGGAAAACCGAATTATCCTTCAATATCTCAATGGATATCTATTGGCTCTTCTTTTATTCTTGGAGTAGTTAATTTACCTCTTTCCATAATTCGATATAGACAAAAGGCTAAAGAAGATATTAAAAGTTAATGCTTTATTACGATAACGTAGAAACTATAATTGAATAAACGACGAGAATGAAGCTGCCTGTGTCGGCAGCTTTCATTACAATAACGAGTAGGGTAGATGAATTTTGTGAATATACTTCAGGTATGCGAACAATAAAAACATAAACTTTTAAGGTTAAAGACATGCTACAGTCTTCAGAATCACAGAATTCGTCAAAGGAAGTATAAAAGAACTAGGCAGTAGAGTGTCTATCGTCAGGCAAGAGAAGGGTAATCACGATAAATCTGAATTAAAAGCTGGAGGCGATTGAGATGCTGGAATTAGAGTTTACGACTATAGAGGAGTGGGATGAAGCATTGTGGGCGCGGATGGAGCGAATATATCACGAGGCTTTTCAAAGCGGCGCTAAGACAAAAGCGATTCTGCGCAGCATGCTGGACCGGAAAATTGGTTATTTACACACGGGCGTGCATCATGGTGAAGTGGTTGCGATGGCTGTTACTGGACTGGAGGGGAAGGCTGCGGACCGCATCCTGATCATCGATTACCTCGCGGTTGAACAGAAGCAGCGCGGGTTGGGCATAGGGACCTGGATGCTGGAACAGCTCAGAGCCTGGGCGTTAAGGGAACACCTGATCAAAGGCATGATTATCGAGGCGGAGTTCGGGACAACGGAGGCTCATCAGGAACGCATTCAGTTCTGGCAACGCAACGGGTTCATCCTAACCTCCTATGTCCATCAATATAGAATGGTACCAGAGCCGTATCAGGCAATGATGCTGCCAATGGATATAAATACCCATGTGCCTGATGATGGTGAAGCACTGTTTCGTTATATCAATGCTTTTCACAAGGTTGCTTACCGGAAGAGTTAGACCGCATTCAATGGTAGTGCAGGACATTACCGTTTATGTTTATCCATTGTGACTATCCTCTTTCAAATAGGATGTTAAATGATCAGTTCTTGACTGCATGGTCAATAACTGATACATTAATCCCATGAGCAGACCAAGAGAATTTGATGTCGATCGTGTATTACACCAGTCTATGGAAGTGTTCTGGAATCAAGGTTTCAAAGCAACTTCTTATGAGGACCTTACGCGTACTACAGGAGTCAAAAAGCAAAGTTTGTACTGTGTTTTTAAAGACAAGCGATCGTTGTTCCTGAAGGCACTGGCACTTTACCGTGAACAGGTTATAGCGAAACTGAAAGAGATTGAAGCCATGGATTCGTCTCCCGTTGATAAACTGGATACCTTACGATATTCTCTTTTAGACGATGAAACTAGCTGCCAAGGGTGTCTAATTGTGAATGCATCACTCGAATTCGGAACAGATGACGAGCAGGTCACACGCGAAGCTGAGCTCATGGGAGAAGAGATTCAACTGGTATTAGAGAAGATCATAAGTAGTGGCCAGAAACAACAGTTAATGTCCAATCGATATACGAGTATAGAGCTTGCATCTTATCTAAATAACACCATTCTTGGTGTGAGAGTTATGGAGAAATCAGGTTCATCCCGTGAACAGATCGAGACGGTTCTGCGTACTTCATTTGGCATGATCATGTCTTGATCTTTTTTTTGTGAAATTCTTGACTACGAAGTCAAAAATAATTAAAGGCGGATTAATACACCACGAAACCTTGAAGGAGGTGGGGCTTTTCGATAAAAATTGTGTATTGATTCATTTGGAAATAACGTCTAGCTGTTAACCAGGCTGGTTGCTGTTTAACATCTCCTAGGTCAATTTATATAAAACGAAATAAGTGGAGGTTATTATGAATTATTCTCAATCCGTAGAAGCATTGTTCCAACCTATAGAGTTAGGCCACTTGAAGTTATCCAATCGGATCGTGATGGCGCCGATGACACGTCAATTTTCTCCGGACGGTATCCCGGGTTCGAATGTTGCGGGCTATTACCGCCGTAGAGCAGAGAACGCAGTGGGACTTATTGTGACAGAAGGGACAATAATTAATCATCCGGATGCATCCAATCAAGCCAATGTGCCGCACTTTTATGGCGAAGCTGCAATGAATGGTTGGGCACATGTTGTATCTGAAGTACATGAAGCTGGCGGTCGAATTATTCCACAGATCTGGCATATGGGAGCCAAAGGTCATGTTAATGATTATTCGGAAGCTGAGATTGCTACAATCGTTCAGGAATTCGCAAAAGCAGCCTCAGAAGCGAAACGCGTTGGGTTCGATGGTGTTGAAATCCATGGAGCACACGGCTATCTGATCGACCAATTCCTGTATGAGAAAACCAATTCTCGTACGGATCGTTATGGTGGAGATATGATGGCTCGCACACGTTTTGCAGTTGAAGTGATTGAGGCTTGCCGTAAAGTAGTGGGATCGGAATTCCCTATTGTACTGCGTTTATCTCAGTGGAAGACAGATGATTATCAGGCTAAATTGGCTGAAACACCGGAATTACTGGAGCAGCTTCTCGCACCGTTGGTTCAAGCTGGAGTCGATATCTTCCACTGTTCCACACGCCGTTTCTGGGAGCCGGAATTCGAAGGATCTGATCTGAATTTTGCTGGATGGACAAAAAAACTGACTGGTAAACCGACAATCACCGTTGGATCGATTGGTCTTGATGGTGACTTTACAAGTCTGTTCACAGAAGGTAAAGGCGCAAGTAACGCCAGTATCGAAGGATTGGTACAACGACTTCAGAATGATGAGTTTGATCTGGTTGCTGTAGGCCGTGCTCTTCTAGTCGACCCTGAATGGGTTAAGAAAATTCAAGAAGGACGTACTGATGATCTGGTTCCATTCACAAGAGAGGCGATGACTGTACTTACTTAATTGTAGTTATAATCTAGGAATATGTATTAATCAAACACACCTTCAAGAGAATGAAACCTTGTCGTAAGATAGGGAGATCATCTTGGAGGTGTGTTTGTAATGGCAACCAGAGTGAGTTATCCGGTGGAATTAAAGATGAAAGACATAGAAATGAGACTGGCAGAGGATGCAAAAGAAACATGGGAATAAGGCCCTCAACTTCATTATTGCTGGTTCCTTATTTTCTACATCATCACTCAACAACACCACTGCTTGGGGGGAGCTCTCCCTCCGAAAGATCAACGCTTCTCTTCACTGAGTTCCCAATGCAAGTGACGATCTATTCATTAGTGCTAAGTGACAACAAGTGTTTTAGATTGTCATCAATAAATTGATTATCGGCATTGTTGATTCCACGACCCGCAAAATGGCCCCAGATCGATTGGATTGGTTTCAAGACAGCATTAGGTATGCGCTTAGCTTCGTATTCATTATCCTCCGCTGTGCAGAAGAGATCTGTGCTTCCAGGCATGATACAGGCATAAGCTTTTATGCTCTGAAGTGCTTTATCAAAGTCTCCGTTATAGGAGGGGTTTGCACTGATATCTGCATGTTGTCCTGTCCATAACATGGCCAGAACATTATGCGGATCCATATTCATAAAGCTATTTTCCCAGACACCAGCTACAAAATCCTCCAATGTGTCAAATCCCATTTCACGGTAAAGCTCTTCTCTATAAAATGCATGTGATAGTCCCCATCCCGCATACACCCGACCAACGGCACGCATGTCTGTCGAACTTAGTTGGTTTAATTTACTTGAGTCGAAGCCGACTGCAGATAGCAGTGAAGCTTTCACGCCTTCCAGGACCACAAATGTGTGAGGCCAAGGTTTGGCAATGCCTCCGAAAGGTGCGATTCGTTCAACCATCTCCGGGTAACTTGCCCCCCATTGAAATGCCTGAATGCCGCCCATCGACCACCCGACGACGAGAGCAATCTTTTGAATACCGAATTTTTCGGTCAGCAGTTGGTGCTGGAATCGAACGTTGTCATAGATGGTTACCTGTGGAAAGTTAGCCCGATCGAATGGAGGAGGCGTGTTACTGGGAGAGGAAGAGAGTCCATTGCCCAGCAAGTTGGGAACGATAATAAAATATTTCTCTGGATCCAGTGCCATCCCGCTGCCAATGAGCCATTCATTCTGAACATGCTGATCTCCAAAAGCCGTTGGATAGACAATAACATTATCTTTCTGTTCATTTAATTTTCCGTATGTTTTATAAGCAAGAAAAGCATTTGGTAACGTCACTCCTGATTGTAAGAGTACCTCACCCAAATTAAAAATTTCATAGTCCATCGTATAGTCGCTCCCTTCAAAATGAAAACCACATGTTCACTGTGATCTCTTGTGCTCACTATAACGCTGTGATACTCTCAATAAAAGTGAATAGAATTCAATATAGCATTCAGTAAAATTGAAAGATGAAGGGAGGATCATCAGATGGAATTGCGTCAACTGAATACGTTTTGTACAGTTGCAACAACTTTGAATTTCACGCGGGCAGCAGAAGCGCTGAGCTACGTTCCTTCCAACGTCACGATGCAAATTAAAGCATTGGAAGATGAGCTAGGTGTTCGCCTCTTTGATCGGTTGGGTAAGCAACTCGCACTCACAACTGCGGGTAAACGCTTTTTAACACACGCCCAAGGTGTTCTTGAAAAAATGGACGAAGCTCGTAGTGCTGTCCATGATAATGAAATACTAAGTGGCACCTTAACGATAAGTGCGAATGAGGTTATTTGCTCCTATCGGCTTCCACCTGTCTTCCAACGGTTTCGTTCGCAGCATCCGGGGGTTCGTCTAATCTTCCGCTCAGTGCCGAACCAAGAACTCAAGCAAACGCTCTTTGAGGGAACCACGGATATTGTTTATATGTTGGATGAACCCATTCGTTCGAGTGGACTTTCCGTGGAACCTTTGCTGGAAGAACATTTCCGATTGTTAGCTGCTCCAGATCACTCACTCGCCAATCGAACTGTGCTGCAATTGGAAGATTTTCATGATGAAGTGTTCCTGACCAATGAGAAGGGGTGTCCATATCGAACGATGTTTGATCGGTCATTTGAGAAAGAGGGCATTGATAACATTACATATTTAGAGTTTCAAAGTGCTGAAGCCATTAAACAATGTGCAATTTCAGGAATCGGTATTGCCTTTCTTCCTGAGATCGTCGCGGAATCTGAAGTTGAACGCGGAGAACTTGTTGTCCTCCCATGGCAAATTCCGGACTTGCAGGTATATACACAGATGTTGTGGCACAAAGACAAGTGGCTTTCACCAATCATGTTATCTTTTATAGAAGCAACCAGGGAAATTTTTGGTTCACAGAATGAGAATAAAACCGAATAGCTTATGTATGAGACATCAAACTGTGGAGCACAGTAAAACGCTGTTGAAAGTGAGTAGACAATATATGATTCCATTAGTATACGACCAGATTAACCATTGGGGAAAAGACGATGAATTTTTCCTTGCATTGTTAAAGAGATTACAAGTAGAATCTATAGCTGACCTGGGCTGTGGAACAGGAAGATGGACTACTCATCTTGTTCCGTGCGGTTATAAAATTACCGCTATAGATCCCAATGAAGAAGCGATTGAAATGGCCCGAAGTAAAGATAATTCTGGGAATGTGGATTGGATTGTAGGTGATAGTGCGGATTTACAAACCAATACCTATGATGCGGTAATCATGACAGCCAATGTTGCACAGGTATTTCTTACAGATGACAGTTGGAAGCGAGTAATCTCAGACGTATTCCGATCCCTAAAAAGGGGGGGGGGCACTTTATTTTTGATACAAGAAACCCTTTGGTAAAAGTATGGGAAGAATGGGAGAAGGACAACACTCCTGACTTAGCTAAAGATAGACTAAGCGGAGATCCTTTAGAAATTTATACAGAATATGAAGGGTTTGAGGGAGATATTTACACTTTCTATGAAATTGTAAAAAATACTAAAACTGACAAAGTATTAGTTCATGAAAAAATGCAGCTGAGGTTTCGAAATCAAGCAGAATTCAATGAGTCGCTGAAACAAATCGGTTTTTCAAAAATTAAAACATATGGGGATTGGGAATTTAAACAAGCAAATTCTGAGAATAGATCGTTTATTTTTCATTGTGTAAAATAGCAGTTAGTAAAAAATGTCGAGGGACCAGAACATCGTCCCATTGAAAGTCGCTATTATAGCGACTTTTTTATTTTATAACTACAACACATTATTTCGTTCAAAATCCATTCATTGAAATTTGTCCATATATGATGAACTGGAGTATGATGAGGGAAGGCGATGCTGATAATTACCATATAATCAATACCAAGTTTAGAGCAGAAATTTATATAGGTCTAAAGCTTTTGGACCCGGCTATACAACACCATACTACCTTGAAGGGGGACATCTGTTTTGGATGAGCAGTTTCTAGATTTATTGGCCGAGAAATATGATACGGAAGAAAAAATTATAACAGAGATCATCAACCTTGAAGCGATCTCCAATCTCCCGAAGGGAACCGAGCATTTTGTCAGTGATTTGCATGGGGAGTTCCAGGCTTTTCAGCATGTACTACGAAACGGTTCGGGTACCGTCAAAGAGAAAATCAAAGAATTATTCCGGAAGGTTTGGACGGATCAAGAAATCAATGATTTTGCGGCGTTGGTTTATTACCCGGAAGAAAAAATACAGCTGGTTATAGGGGAAATGAGCAATAAACAGGCTTTGAACCAGTGGTACAGACTAACAATTGAACACATGCTTAAGCTTATTTCTTATGCCTCTTCCAAATATACACGCTCAAAATTGCGTAAAGCTCTGCCGGAGCAATATGTATATATTGTGGAAGAGCTTCTATACAAGACGGATTCGACCAACAATAAGGATCCTTATTACGAAGAAATATATCGGCAAATTATATCCTTGGGCCAGGCGGACAATCTCATTATCGGCCTTGCTTATACGACACAGCGCCTGGTGGTTGACCATCTTCATGTGGTTGGAGATATCTATGACCGGGGGCCGTACCCCGATAAAATTATGGATACGCTGATCAACTACCATTCTGTAGACATACAGTGGGGGAACCATGATGTCCTCTGGATCGGAGCCTATGCAGGTTCTCTGGTCTGCCTTGCGAATATTATTCGGATCTGCGCCAGATACGACAATCTGGACATCATTGAAGATGTATACGGAATCAATTTGCGCCCACTGCTAAACCTGGCGGAGAAATATTATGAAGACAATCCGTCCTTCAGACCTAAGTTACAGGCTGACCATAATGTATCGGAGCAGGAAATTCTGCAGATCACCAAAATTCACCAAGCCATTGCCATGATTCAGTTTAAACTTGAAATCCCGATTATCAAGAGACGCCCATACTTTAATATGTCTGAAAGACTTTTGCTGGAGCAGATTGATTACGACAAAAATGAAATCAACATCGGCGGTAAAACGTACCTGCTGGAAAACACCTGTTTTGCAACCATAAATCCGCAGAAGCCTGAACAATTGCTGGAGGAGGAACGCCAGGTGATGGAAAAGCTGCTGTTTTCCGTTCAGCATTCCGAAAAGATGGCCAGACATATGAATTTTCTCATGAAAAAGGGTAGCCTTTATTTAAAATACAACGGGAATTTGTTAATCCACGGCTGTATTCCTTTGGATGAAGAAGGAAATATGGAAGAAATGCAGATTGAAGACAAGACATATGCAGGCCGTCAATTGCTCGATGTTTTTGAAGATCACTTACGTTACGCCTTTGCGCATCCGGAAGAGACAGAAGATCTGGCGACAGATATGGTATGGTACATCTGGACAGGGGAATGTTCCTCGCTCTTTGGAAAGAGAGAAATGACCACTTTTGAACGGTACTTTATCCAAGATAAAGATGCACATAAGGAGAGAAAGAACCCTTACTACCATTTACGTGAAAATGAAGAGATCTGTCGAAAAATCTTGCAGGAGTTTGAATTGAATCCAGATCATGGACATGTCATTAACGGCCACACACCAGTCAAAGAAAGTCGTGGAGAGAGTCCTGTTAAAGCAAACGGAAAAATGATCGTTATTGACGGCGGCTTTTCCAAAGCCTATCAATCCACAACGGGAATTGCTGGATATACCTTGTTATACAATTCCTTTGGCATGCAGCTTGTCGCCCATCAGAAATTTAATTCAAAAGAAGATGTGTTATGTAACGGAACGGACGTGTTATCTCTAAAAAGATTGGTGGACAAAGAACTGGCGCGGAAGCTGGTGA from Paenibacillus sp. FSL R5-0341 harbors:
- a CDS encoding LysR family transcriptional regulator — encoded protein: MELRQLNTFCTVATTLNFTRAAEALSYVPSNVTMQIKALEDELGVRLFDRLGKQLALTTAGKRFLTHAQGVLEKMDEARSAVHDNEILSGTLTISANEVICSYRLPPVFQRFRSQHPGVRLIFRSVPNQELKQTLFEGTTDIVYMLDEPIRSSGLSVEPLLEEHFRLLAAPDHSLANRTVLQLEDFHDEVFLTNEKGCPYRTMFDRSFEKEGIDNITYLEFQSAEAIKQCAISGIGIAFLPEIVAESEVERGELVVLPWQIPDLQVYTQMLWHKDKWLSPIMLSFIEATREIFGSQNENKTE
- a CDS encoding class I SAM-dependent methyltransferase, which encodes MRHQTVEHSKTLLKVSRQYMIPLVYDQINHWGKDDEFFLALLKRLQVESIADLGCGTGRWTTHLVPCGYKITAIDPNEEAIEMARSKDNSGNVDWIVGDSADLQTNTYDAVIMTANVAQVFLTDDSWKRVISDVFRSLKRGGGTLFLIQETLW
- a CDS encoding fructose-1,6-bisphosphatase encodes the protein MDEQFLDLLAEKYDTEEKIITEIINLEAISNLPKGTEHFVSDLHGEFQAFQHVLRNGSGTVKEKIKELFRKVWTDQEINDFAALVYYPEEKIQLVIGEMSNKQALNQWYRLTIEHMLKLISYASSKYTRSKLRKALPEQYVYIVEELLYKTDSTNNKDPYYEEIYRQIISLGQADNLIIGLAYTTQRLVVDHLHVVGDIYDRGPYPDKIMDTLINYHSVDIQWGNHDVLWIGAYAGSLVCLANIIRICARYDNLDIIEDVYGINLRPLLNLAEKYYEDNPSFRPKLQADHNVSEQEILQITKIHQAIAMIQFKLEIPIIKRRPYFNMSERLLLEQIDYDKNEINIGGKTYLLENTCFATINPQKPEQLLEEERQVMEKLLFSVQHSEKMARHMNFLMKKGSLYLKYNGNLLIHGCIPLDEEGNMEEMQIEDKTYAGRQLLDVFEDHLRYAFAHPEETEDLATDMVWYIWTGECSSLFGKREMTTFERYFIQDKDAHKERKNPYYHLRENEEICRKILQEFELNPDHGHVINGHTPVKESRGESPVKANGKMIVIDGGFSKAYQSTTGIAGYTLLYNSFGMQLVAHQKFNSKEDVLCNGTDVLSLKRLVDKELARKLVRETNVGEKLLWKISNLKDLLDYRHMK